Within the Pseudomonas guangdongensis genome, the region AAGGCCAGGTGGATGGCGCGGGTCTCAGTGTCGTTGAACACGCCGAAGCCGAACACGAAGGGCAGGGGCGATGCGATCCACAGCTGGAACAGCGACCAGAGCAGTGCCAGCCCGGCAATGATGCCGGCCATGGCGCCGGCGGGGCTACGGCCGCCGACGTCCTGGGCGATCAGCTCCTCGGTGGAGAGTGGTTTGTCTTGCATGGGATGAGCCTGCAACGGAAAGCGGATAACGCCGGAACCCGCGGCCTCGCGGCGCGCGGGTTCCGGTGGGAAGCTGCGTGGCGGGCGCTACTAGCAGCGTAGCAGCGCCCGGCGCGGACGGCGTGCGGGACGCCTTACAGCCAGCCGCGCTCCTTGTAGTAGCGCGCGGCGCCCTCGTGCAGCGGGGCGGACAGGCCGACCTTGATCATGTCCTCGGCCTTGAGGTCCTTGAACGCCGGGTGCAGGCGCTGGAAGCGCTCGAGGTTGTCGAACACCGACTTGACCAGCTGGTAGACCACTTCCGGGTCGGCCTTGGCGCTGGTGGACAGCACCGCCTTGCCGCCGATCGACGCGGTCGGCGCGTCGTTGCCCTTGTACAGGCCGCCGGGGATCTCGGCCTTGGTGTAGTAGCTCTTCTCGGCCAGCAGCTTGTCGATCTCGGCGCCGGTCACCGGCACCAGCACCGCGTCGACGGTGGTGGTGGCTTCCTGGATCGCGCCGTTGGGATGGCCGACGAAGTAGGTCATGGCGTCGATGTTGTTGTCGCCCAGCGCGCTGGCCTGCTCGGCCGGCTTGAGTTCGGCGGCCAGGGCGAACACCGACTTGTCCCAGCCCTTGACGCGCATGATCTCGTCGAGGGTATCGCGCTGGCCGGAGCCGGGGTTGCCGATGTTGACGCGCTTGCCCTTGAGGTCGTCGAAGCCGGCGATCTTGGCGTCGCGGCGGGCGAGGATGGTGAACACCTCGCTCTGCAGCGAGAACACCGCGCGGATGTCGTCCATCGCGCCCTCGGCCTGGAACGGCGCCTCGCCCTTCATCGCCTTGTACTGGTGGTCGGACTGCATGATGCCGAAGTTGAACTCGCCGCTGCGGATGCCGTTGACGTTGGCCACGCCGCCGCCGCTGGCCGGGGCGTTGCACTTGATGCCGTGCTCGGCCGAGCCGCGGTTGAGGAAGCGGCAGATCGACTGGCCGGCGACGTAGTAGACGCCGGTCTGGCCGCCGGTGCCGATGGTGACGAACTTGTCCTGGGCATGGGCGGTACTGCCGAGCGAGAGACCTGCCAGTGCTGCCGACAGGGCCAAGACCAAGGATTTGCCTTTCATGGGGTGCTTCCTTCTTCTGGTTATGGTGATGCGCCGCGGCTCTTGTGGAGCGCGGCGCAGAGGGCAAGTTTAACCGCAAACGGCGCCGGTCGAGCCGGCTAGTCGGGCAGCGCCAGCAGCAGGGCGGCGGTGTGCAGGTCGGGCTGGCCGTCGTGGCGCGCGGGGCGGTACTTCATCTGGAAGGCGGTGATCACGTTGCGGGTGGCCTGATCCAGCTCACCGTGCTGCGGCACCGCGTAGCCGACGCGGGCCAGCTGGTGCTGGAACCAGGCGGTGCCCGGCACCTGGCCGTCGAGCTGGCGCAGCCGTTCCTGCACCGTGGCGGGCTCTGGCCAGGGAATCAACCCGGCGGCGCCGAGCCTGGCCCAGGGGAACAGCGGGCCGGGGTCGACCTTGCGTTGCGGGGCGATGTCGCTGTGGCCGACGATGTTGATCGGCGCCACGCCGTGGCGCGCCTGGATGTCCTTGAGCAGGGCGATCAGGGTGTCGATCTGCGCGGGCGGGTAGGGCTGCCAGGTACGCCCGTGCGGGGTGTCGGTGTAGCCGCGGTTGACGATCTCGATGCCGATCGAGCTGGCGTTCAGCCAGGTCCGACCGCGCCACTGGCTGTCGCCGGCATGCCAGGCGCGGCGCTGCTCGTCGACCATCCGGTAGACCTTGTCGCCCTCTGCCGGCAGCAGGTAGTGGGCGCTGACGCCACCGTTCTTCAGGGTGCGCAGCGACTCGTCGAGGTCGCTGGAGGTGTAGTGGACGACGATGAATTCGACCCGACTGCCGTGGTCGACGGAGCGCTGCGAGTCGTCGAAGCGCAGGCCGCCGGCGCAGCCGCCGAGCAGCAGGGAAAGGGCGAGCAGGGGGAGAGTCTTCATGATCCAGGGACGGGCGTGCGGTGCGGGCATCCAGCATAGCGCGTCGGGATGCGGGTTGGGTGCCGCCCGGGGGCATTGCGGTGCCTGGCGCTGATGCGCGGGCGCGGTGAGCGGTGTATCCGCCGAGGTGCGGTCCTGCGGCGGCCTCATGCGCTGCGGGGAGTCGTCCAGGGTGGTCGCAGCGCGGCGGCAGGGGCCGGGGCGTGCCCGCCGCCTGGCTGCTCAGCGGCCGGTCGGGGCCGGCTCGGGACCGCTGACCAGGGCCTGGCGACGCAGCGCGCCGGGCAGGCGGATCTCCACCGCCACCGGCAGGTGGTCGGAGATCGGTGCGTCCAGCACCGCCATGCGCTGCAGGGCCAGCTCGGGGCTGAGCAGGATGTGGTCGATGCAGCGCTGCGGCTGCCAGCTGGGGAAGGTGGCGCAGGTCTGCGGGGCGAGCAGGCCGAGGTCGCGCAGCGGCGAGTGTTCGAGCAGTTCGCTGGCGTGGGTGTTCATGTCGCCCATCAGCACGCAGTGGCGGTAGCCGTGGATCAGTTCGCGGATGTAGGCCAGCTGGCGGGTGCGCGCCTTGGCGCCGAGCGCCAGGTGCATCATCACCACCGCCAGCGCCTGCGGGCCTTCGCCGAAACGCAGCAGGATCGCGCCGCGTCCGCGCGGGCCGGGCAGCGGGTGATCTTCCAGCAGGCTCGGACGCAGGCGGCTGAGCAGGCCGTTGCTGTGCTGGGCCAGCGGGCCCAGGTTGCGGTTGAGCTGCTGGTACCAGTAGGGGAAGTCGCCGAGCTGGGCGAGGTGCTCGACCTGGTTGACGTAGCTGGAGCGCAGGCTGCCGCCGTCCACTTCCTGCAGGGCGACCAGGTCGAAATCGCCGAGCAGCGTGCCGATGCGCTGCAGGTTGGCGGCGCGTTCGCGGTGCGGCAGCAGGTGCTGCCAGCTGCGGGTCAGGTAGTGATGGTAGCGGCGGGTGCTGATGCCGACCTGGATGTTGAAGCTGAGCAGGCGCAGCGAGTCGCCCGGACCGGCCGCCGCGCCGGCCCGGGGGTTGTGCTGCGCGCTGTGGCTACCGGGCGCGCGGCGCTCGATCCAGCGCCTGAGCATGGCGGCGCTTACTGGGCGGCTGCGGGCTGGCTGGCGCGCTCCTTGGCGATCAGGTGATCGGCGACCTTGAGGGCGCCCTCCGGACCGCCGGCGCTGCCCAGGTCGAAGCGGTACTTGCCGTTGACCACCATCACCGGTACGCCGGTGATCTGGTAGGACATCGCCAGTTTCTTGGCCTTCTCCATCTGCCCCTTCACGGCGAAGGAGTTGAAGGTCTTCAGGAAGACGTCCTTGTCGACGCCCTGGCCGGCGAGGAACTCGGCCATTTCCTCGGGGGTGGCGAGCTTCTTCTGCTCGTTGTGGATGGCGGAGAAGACCGCCTGGTGGACCTTGTCCTCCACGCCCATCGCTTCGAGGGTCAGGAACATCTGCCCGTGGACGTTCCACAGGCCGCCGAACAGGGCGGGCACGCGGACGAAGTTGACGTCTTCGGGCAGCTTCTCGGCCCAGGGCAGGATGCTCGGCTCGAACTGGTAGCAGTGCGGGCAGCCGTACCAGAACAGCTCGACCACCTCGATCTTGCCGGGCTGGGCGACCGGAACCGGGCTGCCCAGTTCGACGTACTGCTTGCCGGCCTGGATGTCTTCGGCTGAGGCGGTGGCGCCGAACAGGCTGAGGCCGGCGAAGACGGCGGAGAGAACCAGATTACGCATGCTGAACTCCTGAACGGGTGCGGGGTGCGCGGTACGGGATTGGACGCCGCGGTGGCGGCCGAGTTCGCCGGATTGTAGGCGAGACGGGTACGAAAAAGGGCGGCCGTAGCCACCCTTTTTGTGTTGCAGACTATACCGGGGTGCTCAGTGCAGGCCCTGGATATAGCTGGACACCGCTTCGATGTCCTTGTTGCTCAGCTTGGCGGCGATGGCGCGCATGATCATGCTGTCGCCGTCGTTGGTGCGGTTGCCTTCGCGGAAGTCGGTCAGCTGCTTGGCCACATAGGTGGCGTGCTGGCCGTTCAGTTTCGGGAAGCCGGCCAGGTCGTTGCCGGCGCCGTTGGGCGAGTGGCAGCCGGTGCAGGCAGGCATGCCGGCTTCCAGGTTGCCGCCGCGGAACAGTGCTTCGCCGCGCTCGACCAGCTTGGGATCGGCCTGACCGATGCTGCCGGTCTGGCTGGCGTAGTAGGCGGCGATGTCGGCCAGGTCCTGATCGCTCAGGTTGGTCAGCAGGCCGGTCATTTCGACTACCTGACGATTGCCACTCTTGATGTCGTTCAGCTGCTTGAGCAGGTAGCGCTCGCCCTGGCCGGCCAGTTTCGGGAAGTTCGG harbors:
- a CDS encoding c-type cytochrome, translated to MNKLLVSLLLTLGVTGLAQAAGDAAAGQAKTAVCGACHSPDGNSLAPNFPKLAGQGERYLLKQLNDIKSGNRQVVEMTGLLTNLSDQDLADIAAYYASQTGSIGQADPKLVERGEALFRGGNLEAGMPACTGCHSPNGAGNDLAGFPKLNGQHATYVAKQLTDFREGNRTNDGDSMIMRAIAAKLSNKDIEAVSSYIQGLH
- a CDS encoding TAXI family TRAP transporter solute-binding subunit, which encodes MKGKSLVLALSAALAGLSLGSTAHAQDKFVTIGTGGQTGVYYVAGQSICRFLNRGSAEHGIKCNAPASGGGVANVNGIRSGEFNFGIMQSDHQYKAMKGEAPFQAEGAMDDIRAVFSLQSEVFTILARRDAKIAGFDDLKGKRVNIGNPGSGQRDTLDEIMRVKGWDKSVFALAAELKPAEQASALGDNNIDAMTYFVGHPNGAIQEATTTVDAVLVPVTGAEIDKLLAEKSYYTKAEIPGGLYKGNDAPTASIGGKAVLSTSAKADPEVVYQLVKSVFDNLERFQRLHPAFKDLKAEDMIKVGLSAPLHEGAARYYKERGWL
- a CDS encoding thiol:disulfide interchange protein DsbA/DsbL, whose product is MRNLVLSAVFAGLSLFGATASAEDIQAGKQYVELGSPVPVAQPGKIEVVELFWYGCPHCYQFEPSILPWAEKLPEDVNFVRVPALFGGLWNVHGQMFLTLEAMGVEDKVHQAVFSAIHNEQKKLATPEEMAEFLAGQGVDKDVFLKTFNSFAVKGQMEKAKKLAMSYQITGVPVMVVNGKYRFDLGSAGGPEGALKVADHLIAKERASQPAAAQ
- a CDS encoding N-acetylmuramoyl-L-alanine amidase gives rise to the protein MKTLPLLALSLLLGGCAGGLRFDDSQRSVDHGSRVEFIVVHYTSSDLDESLRTLKNGGVSAHYLLPAEGDKVYRMVDEQRRAWHAGDSQWRGRTWLNASSIGIEIVNRGYTDTPHGRTWQPYPPAQIDTLIALLKDIQARHGVAPINIVGHSDIAPQRKVDPGPLFPWARLGAAGLIPWPEPATVQERLRQLDGQVPGTAWFQHQLARVGYAVPQHGELDQATRNVITAFQMKYRPARHDGQPDLHTAALLLALPD
- a CDS encoding endonuclease/exonuclease/phosphatase family protein gives rise to the protein MLRRWIERRAPGSHSAQHNPRAGAAAGPGDSLRLLSFNIQVGISTRRYHHYLTRSWQHLLPHRERAANLQRIGTLLGDFDLVALQEVDGGSLRSSYVNQVEHLAQLGDFPYWYQQLNRNLGPLAQHSNGLLSRLRPSLLEDHPLPGPRGRGAILLRFGEGPQALAVVMMHLALGAKARTRQLAYIRELIHGYRHCVLMGDMNTHASELLEHSPLRDLGLLAPQTCATFPSWQPQRCIDHILLSPELALQRMAVLDAPISDHLPVAVEIRLPGALRRQALVSGPEPAPTGR